From Actinomyces sp. oral taxon 171 str. F0337, one genomic window encodes:
- the nucS gene encoding endonuclease NucS — protein MRLVIASCSVDYSGRLDAHLPRATRVLMLKADGSVLIHSDGGSYKPLNWMSAPARLAVTEPDEEAAADGVREVWEVSATKTDDRLVIRVFETISDVSHELGVDPGLTKDGVEAHLQELLAEQIEVLGAGYRLVRREFPTAIGPVDIMAKDAEGRSVAVEIKRVGGIDGVEQLTRYLELLDRDPLLTPVQGVFAAQTIKPQARVLAEDRGIRCVTLDYDAMRGMDDPSSRLF, from the coding sequence GGCCGCCTGGACGCCCACCTGCCCCGGGCCACTCGCGTGCTCATGCTCAAGGCCGACGGCTCGGTCCTCATCCACTCCGACGGCGGCTCCTACAAGCCCCTGAACTGGATGAGCGCCCCGGCCCGCCTGGCCGTCACCGAGCCGGACGAGGAGGCCGCCGCCGACGGCGTGCGCGAGGTCTGGGAGGTCAGCGCCACCAAGACCGACGACCGCCTCGTCATCCGCGTCTTCGAGACCATCTCCGACGTCAGCCACGAGCTGGGCGTGGACCCCGGGCTCACCAAGGACGGCGTCGAGGCCCACCTCCAGGAGCTCCTGGCCGAGCAGATCGAGGTCCTGGGCGCCGGCTACCGCCTGGTGCGCCGCGAGTTCCCCACCGCCATCGGCCCGGTCGACATCATGGCCAAGGACGCCGAGGGCCGCTCCGTGGCCGTGGAGATCAAGCGCGTCGGCGGGATCGACGGCGTCGAACAGCTCACCCGCTACCTCGAGCTCCTCGACCGCGACCCGCTGCTGACCCCCGTCCAGGGCGTCTTCGCCGCCCAGACGATCAAGCCGCAGGCCCGCGTCCTGGCCGAGGACCGCGGCATCCGCTGCGTCACCCTCGACTACGATGCCATGCGCGGCATGGACGACCCGAGCTCCCGCCTGTTCTGA
- a CDS encoding DNA glycosylase AlkZ-like family protein produces MPAARASSATLPTEVSLARIISQGLIPATAAPDIVAAVSRQLAIQGQQVSAVPHALLVRTSEATPADVDAAFARGDLVRSWPMRGTVHITTAADHHWLRVALMHRTDAWVRRSEADYGVDTALCERAAEVALSLIEDQGALTRSVLLAAWQEAGLMEAFRGEDVSAYRRRHLLVRLQREGILVQGPRAGNEHLVMDARSLPDADSGPAGAGVAHGGTGHRAACAHIAYRYAAGHGPVSAEDLARWTTLPKTQAARALEDAVELGEEHASAEGAGGPAGARVPLVRAVAEGGARGGLRALDPGESAPKAGLLYMRADLPDLLSAHRGAAQATYFLGSFDELHVGYKDRSCLTDDDGERLICPASNGMFRPILVDRGRLVAVRPVGEGLLWKGGAAPSARVERDVNRAVTRMERRLAG; encoded by the coding sequence GTGCCCGCCGCCCGCGCCTCCTCCGCAACGCTGCCGACCGAGGTGAGCCTGGCCCGCATCATCTCCCAGGGCCTCATCCCGGCCACCGCCGCCCCTGACATCGTCGCGGCAGTATCCCGCCAGCTCGCCATCCAGGGCCAGCAGGTCTCCGCCGTCCCGCACGCCCTGCTCGTGCGCACCTCCGAGGCCACCCCGGCCGACGTCGATGCCGCCTTCGCGCGAGGTGACCTGGTTCGCTCCTGGCCCATGCGCGGCACCGTCCACATCACCACTGCCGCCGACCACCACTGGCTGCGGGTAGCCCTCATGCACCGCACGGACGCCTGGGTCCGGCGCAGCGAGGCCGACTACGGCGTCGATACCGCTCTGTGCGAGCGCGCCGCCGAGGTGGCCCTGAGCCTCATCGAGGACCAGGGCGCGCTGACGCGTTCGGTGCTCCTGGCGGCCTGGCAGGAGGCCGGCCTCATGGAGGCCTTCCGCGGTGAGGACGTCTCGGCCTACCGGCGTCGTCACCTCCTGGTGCGTCTCCAGCGTGAGGGGATCCTTGTCCAGGGGCCGCGGGCCGGCAACGAGCACCTCGTCATGGACGCCCGTTCCCTCCCCGACGCCGATTCCGGGCCCGCAGGGGCCGGCGTCGCCCACGGCGGGACCGGTCACCGCGCCGCCTGCGCGCACATCGCCTACCGCTACGCGGCCGGCCACGGTCCGGTCAGCGCCGAGGACCTGGCCCGCTGGACCACACTGCCCAAGACGCAGGCCGCCCGCGCCCTGGAGGACGCCGTCGAGCTGGGGGAGGAGCATGCCTCAGCCGAGGGCGCCGGTGGGCCGGCCGGGGCCCGTGTCCCGCTGGTGCGGGCGGTCGCCGAGGGCGGGGCGCGCGGAGGCTTGCGGGCGCTCGACCCCGGCGAGTCGGCCCCGAAGGCCGGCCTGCTCTACATGCGCGCCGACCTGCCCGACCTCCTGTCCGCCCACCGCGGCGCCGCGCAGGCCACGTACTTCCTGGGCTCCTTCGACGAGCTGCACGTGGGCTACAAGGACCGCTCCTGCCTCACCGATGACGACGGCGAACGCCTCATCTGCCCGGCGAGCAACGGCATGTTCCGTCCGATCCTGGTGGACCGTGGCCGTCTCGTCGCCGTGCGGCCGGTCGGTGAGGGCCTGCTGTGGAAGGGCGGGGCGGCGCCGTCGGCCCGCGTGGAGCGCGACGTCAACCGGGCCGTCACCCGCATGGAGCGGCGCCTGGCCGGGTGA